In a genomic window of Gloeocapsopsis dulcis:
- a CDS encoding DNA-directed RNA polymerase subunit gamma — protein sequence MRHAQTTQFDYVKIGLASPERIRQWGERTLPNGQVVGEVTKPETINYRTLKPEMDGLFCERIFGPAKDWECHCGKYKRVRHRGIVCERCGVEVTESRVRRHRMGYIKLAAPVAHVWYLKGIPSYISILLDMPLRDVEQIVYFNAYVVLSPGNADTLTYKQLLTEDQWLEIEDQIYSEDSQLTGVEVGIGAEALARLLSDINLETEAERLREEIGNAKGQKRAKLIKRLRVIDNFVATGSKPEWMVMMVIPVIPPDLRPMVQLDGGRFATSDLNDLYRRVINRNNRLARLQEILAPEIIVRNEKRMLQEAVDALIDNGRRGRTVVGANNRPLKSLSDIIEGKQGRFRQNLLGKRVDYSGRSVIVVGPKLHIHQCGLPREMAIELFQPFVIHRLIRSGLVNNIKAAKKLISRGDPSVWDVLEEVIEGHPVLLNRAPTLHRLGIQSFEPILVEGRAIQLHPLVCPAFNADFDGDQMAVHVPLSLESQAEARLLMLASNNILSPATGRPIITPSQDMVLGCYYLTAENPHSQKGAGRFFASLDDAIMAYEQEQVTLHAKVWVRFDGEVDSAKPDNEPVKVEKSDDGTVTKHFRERRTREDANGNLISQFIQTTPGRIIYNKAIQEALQLQ from the coding sequence ATGAGACACGCGCAAACAACACAGTTTGACTATGTCAAGATTGGTTTGGCTTCGCCCGAACGTATTCGCCAGTGGGGAGAACGTACTCTACCTAATGGTCAAGTGGTTGGAGAAGTTACTAAGCCAGAAACAATTAACTACCGTACACTTAAACCAGAGATGGATGGGCTGTTTTGCGAACGCATCTTTGGTCCAGCAAAAGATTGGGAATGTCACTGTGGTAAATATAAGCGAGTACGGCATCGGGGTATTGTCTGCGAACGCTGTGGTGTAGAAGTCACAGAATCCCGCGTCCGTCGTCATCGGATGGGATACATCAAACTTGCTGCACCCGTTGCTCACGTCTGGTATCTCAAAGGTATACCAAGCTATATCTCAATTTTGCTTGATATGCCGCTACGCGATGTTGAACAAATTGTTTACTTCAACGCTTACGTTGTTCTATCTCCTGGTAATGCTGATACTCTAACCTACAAGCAATTATTAACTGAAGACCAGTGGTTGGAAATTGAAGACCAAATCTACAGCGAGGATTCTCAGCTTACGGGTGTAGAGGTTGGTATCGGTGCTGAAGCTTTAGCACGGTTGCTATCTGATATCAATTTGGAAACTGAAGCAGAAAGGTTACGTGAAGAAATTGGCAATGCTAAAGGACAAAAACGCGCCAAGTTGATCAAGCGACTGCGGGTAATTGATAACTTTGTTGCTACCGGCTCTAAACCAGAGTGGATGGTAATGATGGTTATCCCAGTCATTCCTCCGGACTTGCGCCCGATGGTACAGCTTGATGGCGGTCGTTTTGCAACTTCTGACTTAAATGACCTTTATCGTCGGGTGATTAACCGCAACAACCGCTTAGCAAGATTGCAGGAAATTTTAGCTCCTGAAATTATTGTCCGCAATGAAAAACGGATGCTACAAGAAGCTGTAGACGCCTTAATTGACAATGGACGTCGCGGTCGAACTGTAGTAGGCGCAAACAACCGACCACTGAAATCCTTATCGGACATCATTGAGGGTAAACAAGGTCGCTTCCGGCAAAACTTATTAGGTAAACGGGTTGATTACTCAGGGCGATCAGTCATTGTCGTGGGACCAAAACTTCACATCCACCAATGTGGTTTACCTAGAGAAATGGCAATTGAGTTGTTCCAACCCTTTGTGATTCACAGGTTGATTCGTTCAGGGTTAGTTAACAATATCAAAGCTGCTAAAAAGCTCATTTCCCGAGGCGATCCTAGTGTATGGGATGTCCTGGAAGAAGTCATCGAAGGTCATCCTGTTTTACTTAACCGCGCTCCTACGTTACACCGCTTAGGAATTCAATCCTTTGAACCGATTCTGGTTGAGGGACGCGCAATTCAACTCCATCCTCTCGTTTGTCCAGCTTTCAATGCTGACTTTGATGGCGATCAAATGGCAGTTCATGTGCCATTGTCGCTAGAGTCGCAAGCAGAAGCAAGACTACTGATGCTAGCTTCAAACAATATTTTGTCACCTGCAACAGGTAGACCAATTATTACTCCCAGCCAGGATATGGTTTTGGGCTGCTATTACCTCACAGCAGAAAATCCTCACAGCCAAAAAGGTGCTGGACGCTTCTTTGCTTCACTTGATGATGCCATTATGGCTTACGAACAAGAGCAAGTTACGCTTCATGCCAAGGTGTGGGTGCGGTTTGATGGTGAAGTTGACTCAGCAAAGCCAGATAATGAACCTGTCAAGGTAGAAAAAAGCGATGATGGAACAGTAACCAAGCACTTTCGCGAACGGCGTACCCGCGAAGATGCCAATGGAAACTTGATTTCTCAGTTCATTCAAACAACTCCAGGTCGAATTATTTATAACAAAGCAATTCAGGAAGCGTTGCAGTTGCAGTAA
- a CDS encoding DNA-directed RNA polymerase subunit beta', translated as MIFRNRIVDKGQLKNLIAWAFTNYGTARTAAIADRLKDLGFRYATKAGVSISVDDLMVPPSKRALLDAAEAEIRATEERYTRGEITEVERFQKVIDTWNSTSEALKDEVVDHFLATDPLNSVYMMAFSGARGNISQVRQLVGMRGLMADPQGEIIDLPIKTNFREGLTVTEYIISSYGARKGLVDTALRTADSGYLTRRLVDVAQDVIIREFDCGTTRGVSLRAMRDGDRVMIPLSSRLLGRIAAIDIVHPQTQEVLFEKNQPISDEVAKHIEKAGVEEVIVRSPLTCEAARSVCQHCYGWSLAHGKMVDLGEAVGIIAAQSIGEPGTQLTMRTFHTGGVFTGEVARQVRSEVEGTLRIPSRLRTRPFRTRHGEDALIVEANGSLTVEATSGEKVTVPVTQGSTLYITDGQKVKVGELLAEVAIGGRNTRAHTEKATKDVASDLAGEVKFADVVPEEKTDRQGNTTTTAARGGLIWILSGEVYNLPPGAEPLVVNGQQIEANSVLAETRLNTVYGGTVRIPSGIDNNGKGGREIEIITASVVLDTARVRVEHTQGRDHYLVETNNNQMFSLLATPGTKVQNHQVVAELISDEYRTTTGGLIKYSGIELAKKGKAKQGYEIVQGGTILWIPEETHEVNKDISLLMVEDAQYVEAGTEVVKDIFCQNNGVVEVTQKNDILRELVVKPGELLMVDDPEAVMSRDGTFGQPGEEILPGHTLSDLRYIEYVESPEGPALLLRPVTEFAVPDEPSVPSTQSSAGAGRSITLRAVQRVPYKDSERVRSVEGVELLRTQLVLEIEQMQSPEHTGSPMLADIELVPDEEDPNVQRLQLVILESLVIRRDIAADATQGSTQTRLLIEDGQTIEAGAVVARTEIQCKEAGEIRGIREGAEAIRRILVVRTTDQFTVTIKEKPNVKVGNLLIAGREIAPGVVIEESGQVLEIRNPQTASQQETAEAALASNNYEIVLRVARPYRVSPGAVLQVEDGGLVQRGDNLVLLVFERAKTGDIIQGLPRIEELLEARKPKEACVLARRPGTVEVGRLEDEAVAIRVVEDSGAVTEYPIGPGQNAVVPDGATVEVGMPLTEGPANPHEILEIFFEYGTQNGAYADALEALQQVQTFLVNEVQTVYQSQGIDISDKHIEVIVRQMTSKVRVDDGGDTTMLPGELVELRQIEQVNEAMSITGGAKAQYTPMLLGITKASLNTDSFISAASFQETTRVLTEAAIEGKSDWLRGLKENVIIGRLIPAGTGFNAYEELTSPMSEDLSLDSGSVFDDGEDSLDVVLDDRTARAYNLDSGLGDNFSFDRNSFIQDDDEDLMIGDGVEDFAADEDEEDDYDEDDDDDDIDEDDL; from the coding sequence ATGATTTTTCGCAATCGAATAGTAGATAAAGGACAGCTCAAAAATTTGATTGCATGGGCTTTCACAAATTATGGCACTGCTCGAACAGCGGCGATCGCGGATCGTTTGAAAGACTTGGGATTTCGCTACGCTACAAAAGCGGGGGTTTCGATTAGTGTTGACGATTTGATGGTTCCGCCTAGCAAGCGCGCCTTACTAGACGCTGCTGAAGCAGAAATTCGGGCAACTGAAGAACGCTATACAAGAGGCGAAATTACAGAAGTTGAACGTTTTCAAAAAGTCATTGATACATGGAATAGTACGAGTGAAGCGCTGAAAGATGAAGTTGTCGATCACTTCCTTGCTACCGATCCATTGAACTCAGTATATATGATGGCGTTCTCTGGTGCTAGGGGTAATATTTCCCAAGTACGCCAGTTGGTAGGAATGCGCGGTCTGATGGCTGATCCCCAAGGTGAAATCATCGACTTACCCATCAAAACGAACTTCCGCGAAGGATTGACAGTAACCGAATATATCATCTCTTCCTACGGAGCCAGAAAAGGGTTAGTTGATACGGCACTGAGAACGGCTGACTCCGGTTATTTGACACGTCGTTTAGTAGACGTTGCGCAAGATGTCATCATTCGGGAATTCGATTGCGGAACAACACGAGGAGTCTCGCTACGAGCTATGCGAGATGGCGATCGTGTGATGATTCCACTCAGTTCGCGCTTGTTGGGCAGAATTGCAGCAATTGATATTGTGCATCCACAAACGCAAGAAGTCTTATTCGAGAAAAATCAGCCCATCTCTGATGAAGTAGCCAAGCACATCGAGAAAGCTGGCGTCGAAGAAGTCATCGTGCGATCGCCCCTAACCTGTGAAGCCGCTCGCTCCGTATGTCAACACTGTTACGGTTGGAGTCTAGCGCATGGCAAGATGGTTGATCTTGGCGAAGCTGTAGGAATTATTGCAGCTCAAAGTATTGGCGAACCAGGAACTCAGCTAACAATGCGGACTTTCCATACCGGAGGAGTGTTTACTGGTGAAGTCGCCCGACAAGTACGCAGTGAAGTCGAAGGGACGTTACGTATTCCCAGCCGCTTGCGGACTCGACCCTTCCGCACTCGTCACGGGGAAGATGCATTGATTGTAGAAGCTAATGGGTCTTTAACGGTTGAGGCAACTTCTGGTGAGAAAGTTACCGTTCCTGTAACTCAAGGTTCTACTTTATACATTACTGACGGTCAAAAGGTAAAAGTTGGAGAACTTTTAGCAGAAGTTGCGATCGGCGGTCGTAACACTCGAGCACACACAGAAAAAGCAACTAAAGATGTTGCTTCAGACTTAGCAGGCGAAGTTAAGTTTGCTGATGTTGTCCCAGAAGAAAAAACAGACCGTCAAGGTAATACAACAACCACTGCAGCGCGAGGTGGCTTGATTTGGATTTTATCTGGAGAAGTGTATAACTTACCTCCAGGTGCAGAACCGTTGGTTGTCAATGGCCAGCAGATTGAAGCAAATAGCGTTCTTGCCGAAACACGACTCAATACTGTCTACGGCGGTACTGTACGAATACCGTCAGGAATTGACAACAACGGCAAAGGCGGACGAGAAATAGAAATCATTACTGCCTCAGTTGTTCTAGACACCGCTAGAGTACGAGTAGAACACACTCAAGGTCGCGATCACTACTTGGTTGAAACAAACAACAACCAAATGTTCTCACTGCTAGCTACCCCTGGCACAAAAGTACAAAATCATCAAGTTGTCGCTGAGTTGATTTCTGATGAATATCGCACCACGACTGGCGGTTTAATTAAGTATTCTGGGATAGAGCTAGCAAAGAAAGGTAAAGCCAAGCAGGGCTACGAAATTGTTCAAGGCGGAACGATCTTGTGGATTCCAGAGGAAACCCACGAAGTCAATAAAGATATCTCGCTACTGATGGTAGAAGATGCTCAATATGTTGAGGCTGGAACTGAAGTAGTTAAAGATATCTTCTGCCAAAACAACGGTGTAGTAGAAGTTACTCAGAAAAATGACATTCTGCGCGAGCTAGTAGTTAAGCCTGGCGAGCTGCTGATGGTAGACGATCCCGAAGCAGTTATGAGTCGCGATGGTACCTTTGGTCAACCAGGTGAGGAAATTCTTCCAGGACATACCCTCTCAGATTTACGTTACATCGAGTATGTCGAATCGCCAGAGGGACCAGCTTTACTGCTGCGTCCAGTGACTGAATTTGCAGTACCAGATGAACCCTCAGTTCCCAGCACGCAATCGAGCGCAGGTGCAGGTCGTTCAATTACTCTCAGAGCAGTGCAACGTGTTCCTTACAAAGATTCAGAGCGTGTTCGCTCTGTCGAAGGGGTAGAGCTATTACGTACTCAGCTGGTATTAGAAATTGAGCAAATGCAGTCACCTGAACACACAGGTTCGCCAATGCTAGCTGATATTGAGTTAGTCCCAGACGAGGAAGATCCAAACGTTCAGCGCTTGCAGTTAGTGATTCTTGAATCATTAGTGATTCGTCGTGACATTGCTGCTGATGCAACTCAAGGTAGTACTCAAACAAGACTTCTTATCGAAGACGGACAAACTATTGAAGCTGGTGCTGTTGTCGCTCGCACAGAAATTCAGTGCAAAGAAGCAGGAGAAATTCGCGGTATTCGTGAGGGAGCAGAGGCAATTCGCCGGATCTTAGTAGTCAGAACGACAGATCAATTCACTGTCACGATTAAAGAGAAACCTAACGTCAAAGTAGGGAACTTGCTAATTGCGGGTCGTGAAATTGCTCCAGGAGTCGTTATTGAAGAATCTGGTCAAGTACTAGAAATCAGAAACCCTCAAACTGCAAGCCAACAGGAGACAGCGGAAGCGGCTCTAGCTAGTAACAATTATGAAATTGTTCTGCGAGTTGCTCGTCCTTATCGCGTTTCACCAGGAGCTGTCTTACAAGTTGAAGATGGCGGTTTAGTTCAACGCGGCGATAACTTAGTGCTACTTGTATTTGAGCGAGCTAAGACCGGAGATATTATTCAAGGTTTGCCGCGAATTGAAGAACTATTGGAAGCTCGTAAACCCAAAGAAGCTTGTGTTCTGGCTCGTAGACCAGGAACTGTTGAAGTTGGCAGGTTAGAAGATGAAGCAGTTGCAATTAGAGTTGTAGAAGACTCTGGCGCAGTCACTGAATATCCTATCGGACCTGGACAGAATGCCGTAGTACCAGATGGAGCAACAGTAGAAGTCGGAATGCCGCTGACAGAAGGACCTGCCAATCCTCACGAAATCTTGGAAATCTTCTTTGAGTATGGTACGCAAAATGGTGCTTATGCTGATGCTTTAGAAGCATTGCAGCAAGTACAAACCTTCTTGGTGAATGAAGTACAAACAGTGTATCAATCTCAAGGAATTGATATTTCTGACAAGCATATTGAAGTTATTGTGCGGCAAATGACCTCTAAGGTACGTGTTGATGATGGTGGCGACACCACAATGCTACCTGGTGAATTAGTCGAACTGCGGCAAATTGAGCAGGTTAACGAAGCGATGAGTATTACTGGAGGTGCCAAAGCGCAGTACACGCCAATGCTTCTCGGTATCACCAAGGCATCGCTCAATACAGATAGCTTCATTTCAGCAGCCTCCTTCCAAGAAACTACACGAGTACTGACCGAAGCCGCAATTGAAGGTAAATCAGACTGGTTACGCGGTTTGAAAGAAAACGTCATTATCGGACGCTTGATTCCTGCTGGAACTGGCTTTAATGCTTATGAGGAACTGACTAGTCCGATGAGTGAAGATCTCTCTCTTGACTCAGGAAGTGTCTTTGATGATGGAGAAGATTCGCTCGATGTTGTCCTTGATGACCGTACAGCCCGTGCTTACAATTTAGACAGTGGTTTAGGAGACAATTTTAGCTTTGATCGTAATTCCTTCATTCAAGATGATGATGAAGACTTGATGATCGGTGATGGGGTCGAGGACTTTGCCGCTGATGAGGATGAAGAAGATGATTACGACGAAGATGATGATGATGATGATATTGATGAAGACGATCTCTAA
- a CDS encoding glycoside hydrolase family 5 protein produces the protein MTTVLVTPWLLEGINTTTYASTIIQLPLSTQGSKIIDARGNHVLLRGVNWFGIETGLHAPHGLWRRDYQEMLAQIKSLGYNTIRLPYSVQSLRSPKVSGIDYKLGANQELQGKTPLEVMDYIIQEAQRQGLLIVLDSHRLNDQRIPELWYGDGFTEQDWIDTWRMLAIRYQNQDNVIGADLKNEPHGRASWGTGDIATDWRLAAERAGNAILAVNPHWLIVVEGVENNVPGQRLSGHWQGGNLEGVRRYPVRLSRPNKLVYSPHEYGPGVYNQPWFAERTFPYNLYKRWEIGFNYIASQNLAPILVGEFGGRYVDKISKEGIWQQQFVNYIQKHHLSFTYWSWNPNSDDTGGILQDDWQSINVPKQHLLSQLLKGISFTHSYLYRDVVSKAIALDNNLNRN, from the coding sequence GTGACAACTGTATTGGTGACGCCTTGGCTACTGGAAGGAATAAACACAACAACCTATGCCAGTACAATAATTCAACTTCCCTTATCTACTCAAGGGTCAAAAATTATTGATGCTAGAGGAAATCATGTTTTGCTCAGAGGGGTTAACTGGTTTGGTATAGAAACAGGGTTACACGCTCCTCATGGTTTATGGCGTCGGGATTATCAGGAGATGCTAGCACAAATTAAAAGTTTGGGATATAACACGATTCGGCTACCTTACTCAGTACAATCACTAAGATCTCCAAAAGTCAGTGGAATTGACTATAAACTTGGTGCAAATCAAGAACTACAGGGGAAAACTCCCTTAGAAGTCATGGACTACATCATTCAAGAGGCTCAACGTCAAGGCTTGCTTATTGTATTGGATAGTCATCGATTAAATGACCAACGCATTCCTGAATTGTGGTACGGAGATGGATTTACAGAACAAGACTGGATTGATACGTGGCGGATGTTAGCGATTCGTTACCAAAATCAAGACAATGTGATTGGAGCAGATTTAAAAAATGAACCTCACGGGCGTGCGAGTTGGGGAACTGGCGATATAGCAACCGATTGGCGACTTGCTGCAGAACGAGCCGGAAACGCGATTCTTGCAGTAAATCCTCATTGGTTAATTGTTGTGGAAGGCGTAGAAAATAATGTTCCAGGGCAAAGATTATCAGGACATTGGCAAGGAGGTAATCTTGAAGGCGTTAGGCGTTATCCAGTACGTTTATCTCGCCCTAATAAATTGGTCTATTCCCCACACGAATATGGTCCTGGAGTCTACAATCAGCCTTGGTTTGCTGAGCGAACTTTTCCCTACAATCTCTATAAACGTTGGGAAATTGGGTTTAACTATATTGCTAGTCAAAATCTAGCGCCTATTTTAGTTGGAGAATTTGGCGGTCGTTATGTAGATAAGATCTCCAAAGAGGGTATTTGGCAGCAGCAATTTGTCAATTACATTCAGAAGCATCATTTGAGCTTTACCTACTGGAGTTGGAATCCCAACAGTGATGATACAGGCGGCATTTTACAAGATGATTGGCAAAGTATAAACGTACCTAAACAGCATCTGTTGAGTCAGCTATTGAAAGGTATTTCTTTTACGCACTCATACCTCTACCGCGATGTAGTGAGCAAAGCGATCGCTCTTGACAACAATCTCAACCGTAACTGA